One genomic segment of Borrelia coriaceae includes these proteins:
- a CDS encoding tetratricopeptide repeat protein — protein sequence MNLNRFFIMLLFLNLNFGNFIGATTTAIEYYQKAQSYYLMQKYYDAIDELLEAVKINPNYYEAYKFIAEIYYLLKIYNQAQFFIEKAYKMSNGDTEYKILYANILLKNNGTERAKKFYSEVLAKHKNNIDALVGLASIFEEEGLFIAAANYYLSILEYNQTNYHAFEHLMNIYEKLSLNDKAQHLINKVRGNFTSVPDFHKRVAEFSIKTNSLGVAEKYAQNYLMLVKTTYRDFGLVDAYRLLSLVYLYQSKYQDAVDVLKKAIHIDQNSDELYYLLGYSYLKLEKVDKAVLNLERAKSMKKDLEFYNIALEESFFVSDFRSSFKENNSTNIAISKRYESEAFKAFKNLNLDKAVFNAKSAVDIYPDNDSARFLLAKIYKFMKLDVIAYEELYYLIEHRKVTDTKILDFYDVVAFDIRSSLFFKYGYKTIGDLNRLYDNQTVYRVGIFTQNENRVFGANDLILKYAERILDRNLNIEVVNYGFDYNKNKDYLVSSFSEEFSYARSNNLDLFLMFDLDVDVFKNTASLKVDIFSGKAGVKVKTFNYNSGGVLYLSDILSSFAKDFNDYLPKKGEILQIKRDDVLINLGNVNDVKKGDVFLVLKEGALKYASDNSSFVNYSKSDILGEVLIEEIGDYISRGILKSPTLLRDYIQEGYTVFIKK from the coding sequence ATGAATTTGAATAGATTCTTTATAATGCTTTTATTTTTAAATTTGAATTTTGGAAATTTCATAGGTGCTACTACAACTGCAATCGAGTATTATCAAAAAGCACAATCGTATTATCTTATGCAAAAGTATTATGATGCTATTGACGAGCTTCTTGAGGCTGTAAAGATTAATCCTAATTATTATGAAGCATATAAGTTTATTGCAGAAATTTATTATCTATTAAAGATATATAATCAGGCTCAGTTTTTTATAGAAAAAGCCTATAAAATGTCAAATGGTGATACTGAATATAAAATTCTTTATGCAAATATATTACTTAAGAATAATGGGACAGAGCGGGCTAAGAAATTTTATTCAGAAGTTTTAGCTAAGCATAAAAACAATATTGATGCTTTAGTTGGGCTTGCTTCAATCTTTGAAGAAGAAGGTTTGTTTATTGCAGCTGCTAATTATTATCTGTCTATTCTTGAATATAATCAAACAAATTATCATGCATTTGAGCATCTTATGAATATTTATGAGAAATTGAGTTTGAATGATAAGGCGCAGCACTTAATAAACAAGGTAAGAGGCAATTTTACTTCTGTTCCAGATTTTCATAAAAGGGTAGCAGAATTTTCTATTAAGACTAATAGTTTAGGAGTTGCTGAGAAATATGCTCAAAATTATTTAATGTTGGTAAAAACTACTTATAGAGATTTTGGACTTGTTGATGCTTACCGTTTACTTTCCCTTGTTTATTTATATCAATCTAAGTATCAGGATGCTGTTGATGTTCTTAAGAAAGCAATACATATTGATCAAAACTCTGATGAACTTTATTATTTGCTTGGTTATTCTTATTTAAAACTTGAGAAAGTTGATAAAGCCGTTTTAAATTTGGAGAGGGCTAAAAGTATGAAAAAGGACTTGGAATTTTATAATATAGCTCTTGAAGAAAGTTTTTTTGTATCTGATTTTAGGAGTTCATTTAAGGAAAATAATAGTACCAATATAGCAATTTCTAAGAGATATGAAAGTGAAGCATTTAAGGCTTTTAAAAATTTAAACTTAGATAAAGCAGTATTTAATGCAAAGAGTGCTGTTGATATTTATCCTGATAATGATAGTGCTAGGTTTTTACTTGCTAAAATTTATAAGTTTATGAAGTTAGATGTAATTGCTTATGAAGAACTGTATTATTTAATAGAGCATAGGAAAGTTACTGATACTAAAATTTTAGATTTTTATGATGTTGTTGCATTTGATATTAGGAGTTCATTATTTTTTAAATATGGTTATAAAACCATTGGTGATTTAAATAGGCTTTATGATAATCAAACGGTATATAGAGTAGGTATTTTTACTCAAAATGAGAACAGGGTTTTTGGTGCAAATGATTTAATTTTAAAATATGCTGAGAGGATACTTGATCGTAATTTAAATATAGAAGTAGTTAATTATGGATTTGATTATAATAAGAATAAGGATTATTTGGTAAGTAGTTTTTCTGAAGAGTTTTCTTATGCAAGAAGTAATAATCTTGATCTATTTTTAATGTTCGATCTTGATGTAGATGTCTTTAAAAATACGGCTAGTTTAAAAGTAGATATTTTTTCAGGTAAGGCTGGTGTTAAAGTTAAGACTTTTAATTATAATTCGGGAGGAGTTCTTTACTTAAGTGATATTTTAAGTTCCTTCGCTAAAGATTTTAATGATTATTTGCCTAAAAAGGGGGAGATACTTCAGATTAAGAGAGATGATGTTCTTATTAATCTTGGGAATGTTAATGATGTAAAAAAAGGTGATGTATTTTTGGTGCTTAAAGAGGGGGCTTTAAAATATGCTAGTGATAATTCTA
- a CDS encoding hemolysin family protein — protein sequence MFKFLNFKNRKIKDVECKNIEEQSKLETSLIRNFNSLKETIVKEIMIPRISVIFVDYAGSKDELLKVVTSSNHSRFPVYKETIDDIIGIIHTKDILLHMWKRDFYEIDLKDIMRKVMFVPESKKIDSLLKEFQENHVHIAIVVDEYGGVAGLVTLEDILEEIVGDIQDEFDNELDEIVPLDDGSYLCTARVLIEDLNEKLGLSLPDGDFDTLGGFVYDLFGRIPLKNEKIEYNNLTFTIKNMHQRNIKVIKISHKEGL from the coding sequence ATGTTCAAATTTTTGAATTTTAAAAATAGAAAAATTAAAGATGTTGAATGTAAGAATATTGAGGAACAGTCGAAATTGGAAACATCTTTAATTAGGAATTTTAATTCTCTTAAAGAAACAATTGTTAAAGAGATTATGATCCCAAGAATAAGTGTGATTTTTGTTGATTATGCTGGGAGCAAAGATGAACTTTTAAAAGTTGTAACATCTAGTAATCATTCAAGATTTCCTGTTTATAAGGAAACAATAGATGATATTATTGGGATAATTCATACGAAAGATATACTTTTGCATATGTGGAAGAGAGATTTTTATGAAATAGATCTAAAAGATATTATGCGAAAGGTTATGTTTGTCCCTGAGAGTAAGAAGATTGATTCGCTTTTAAAAGAATTTCAGGAAAATCATGTTCATATTGCTATTGTAGTTGATGAATACGGGGGAGTTGCAGGTCTTGTTACACTTGAAGATATTCTTGAGGAGATTGTGGGTGATATTCAAGATGAGTTTGATAATGAACTTGATGAAATCGTGCCTCTTGATGATGGAAGCTATCTTTGTACTGCTAGAGTTTTAATTGAAGATTTAAATGAAAAACTTGGATTGAGTCTTCCAGATGGGGATTTTGATACTCTTGGGGGATTTGTGTATGATTTATTTGGAAGAATTCCTTTAAAAAATGAGAAAATAGAATATAACAATCTAACATTTACCATTAAAAATATGCATCAAAGGAACATTAAAGTAATAAAAATTTCCCATAAGGAAGGTTTATGA
- the ybeY gene encoding rRNA maturation RNase YbeY, protein MVKEELNLWAEGIEFKHWDVYYSFILSVLGFLCVEEYELSVILCNNEYIQKLNSEFRQKSEPTDVLSFNYLEESGQINRKIQGDLIISLEYLKFSSVEFNVEMYDELQRNTIHGILHLIGYTHETNDFQNEEMLIIQEKVLRETRRVF, encoded by the coding sequence TTGGTAAAAGAAGAGTTAAACTTATGGGCAGAAGGTATTGAGTTTAAGCATTGGGATGTTTATTATAGTTTTATTTTATCTGTTCTAGGTTTTCTTTGTGTTGAAGAATATGAACTTTCCGTTATCCTGTGTAACAATGAGTACATTCAAAAGTTAAATAGTGAATTTAGACAAAAATCCGAGCCCACTGATGTTTTATCTTTTAATTATCTTGAAGAAAGTGGACAAATAAATCGTAAAATACAAGGGGATCTTATAATATCTCTTGAATACTTAAAGTTTAGTTCAGTAGAATTTAATGTTGAAATGTATGATGAGCTTCAAAGGAATACTATACATGGTATTTTGCATTTAATAGGATATACTCATGAAACTAATGACTTTCAAAATGAAGAGATGTTAATTATTCAGGAAAAAGTTTTAAGAGAAACCAGAAGGGTATTTTGA